One Patescibacteria group bacterium DNA segment encodes these proteins:
- a CDS encoding DNA polymerase I, with protein sequence MAQGRKKLVLVDGNALVHRAFHALAQANLTSPTGEPTGAVYGFAVMLLNIFTKLKPDYIAVAFDTSAPTFRHTEYKEYKATRIKAPQELYDQIPRVQELLETFNIPLFTKDGFEADDIVGTLSHQAPDTIDTYIATGDMDALQLVNNHTFVYAPRKGFSDIVIYDPAEVEKVKGMKPSQVIDFKGLRGDPSDNIPGVPGIGEVTAKKLLAEYDTIDKIYQNLDKLPEKTKELLTKHKASAIQSKSLATILLDIPIKLDLKRAEAVEFDANKVKDLFFKLGFRSLVARIPEGTLTAGRQSSFFETPASAGRRMADTRQTDGSRPFADLKNKLSYTEKLDRDLDPILRQMEKNGILLDVDFIQKLNKKITKELAELTQTIYKKAGKEFNINSPAQLGEILFKKLKLPTTDIKKKKTGYSTAVGELEKLAEHSPIIKFILQYRALEKIRNTYLETLPTLVDKDNRIHTTYAQDTSTGRLSSSNPNMQNIPIRSELGAEIRKAFIAPKGYALISADYSQIELRIVASLAKDTRMIESFNNNEDIHSRVAAEINGVTIDEVTKQQRRDAKVINFGLIYGISPHGLAANTGMGFGEASEYIRKYFDLHPGIKKYMKDIVAFAQQQGYVETLFGRKREIPELSSGIMAVRNAAQRAAINMPIQGTAADILKAAMIELDKNLPRVSPKSKLLLQIHDELVLEVPQKDVEKVAKLTKTVMENIYKLDVPVIANVEAGPSWGNTKSVNM encoded by the coding sequence ATGGCACAAGGACGCAAAAAATTAGTCTTGGTCGATGGAAATGCTCTGGTGCACCGGGCTTTTCATGCTTTGGCCCAGGCTAATCTTACTTCCCCTACCGGGGAGCCTACCGGAGCGGTTTACGGTTTTGCCGTGATGCTACTCAACATCTTTACCAAACTCAAACCGGATTACATTGCCGTGGCTTTTGACACCTCCGCCCCGACCTTCCGACATACGGAATACAAAGAATACAAGGCTACCCGCATTAAAGCCCCGCAGGAACTTTACGATCAAATCCCGCGTGTGCAAGAACTATTAGAAACCTTTAATATTCCCTTGTTTACTAAAGACGGGTTTGAGGCGGACGACATTGTCGGCACATTATCCCATCAGGCCCCTGATACCATCGACACATATATTGCCACTGGCGATATGGACGCTTTGCAGTTGGTCAACAATCATACTTTTGTCTATGCTCCGCGCAAAGGCTTTTCTGATATTGTGATTTACGATCCTGCCGAGGTGGAGAAAGTTAAGGGGATGAAGCCCTCGCAAGTGATAGATTTTAAAGGGCTCCGGGGCGATCCCTCCGACAACATTCCCGGCGTCCCCGGCATCGGCGAAGTTACTGCCAAAAAGTTATTAGCCGAATATGACACGATTGATAAAATCTATCAGAATTTAGATAAATTACCCGAGAAAACCAAGGAACTCCTGACTAAACACAAGGCCAGCGCCATTCAAAGCAAGAGTTTAGCCACCATTTTGTTGGATATTCCGATTAAATTGGATCTTAAACGCGCTGAGGCAGTCGAATTCGATGCCAATAAGGTAAAAGATCTGTTTTTTAAGCTTGGGTTTAGGAGTTTGGTGGCAAGAATCCCGGAGGGCACCCTAACTGCCGGGAGGCAATCATCTTTTTTTGAGACTCCCGCCTCCGCCGGTCGACGGATGGCGGACACCAGGCAGACGGACGGTTCGCGTCCATTCGCTGATTTAAAAAATAAGCTAAGCTACACCGAAAAATTAGATCGCGACTTGGACCCCATCCTCCGCCAGATGGAGAAAAATGGCATTTTACTAGATGTCGATTTTATCCAAAAATTAAACAAAAAAATTACCAAAGAACTCGCCGAACTCACCCAGACTATTTATAAAAAAGCGGGAAAAGAATTTAATATTAACTCCCCTGCCCAGCTGGGTGAGATTTTATTTAAAAAATTAAAACTCCCGACCACGGATATTAAAAAGAAGAAAACCGGTTATTCCACGGCTGTGGGCGAATTAGAAAAATTAGCCGAGCATAGCCCGATCATTAAATTTATTTTGCAATATCGGGCGCTGGAAAAAATCCGTAATACCTATCTAGAAACACTGCCTACCTTAGTAGATAAAGACAATCGCATCCATACCACCTATGCGCAAGATACTTCGACTGGTCGCTTGAGTTCGTCTAATCCGAATATGCAAAATATCCCGATTCGCTCAGAGTTGGGCGCCGAAATCCGCAAAGCTTTTATTGCGCCTAAGGGATATGCTTTAATTTCGGCGGATTATTCGCAGATTGAGCTCCGTATTGTCGCATCGCTAGCTAAAGATACCCGGATGATTGAGTCATTCAATAATAATGAGGATATTCACTCCCGGGTGGCAGCCGAAATTAACGGTGTCACCATAGATGAGGTAACTAAACAACAACGCCGTGATGCCAAGGTGATAAATTTTGGTTTGATTTATGGCATCAGCCCCCATGGTTTGGCTGCCAATACCGGGATGGGTTTTGGCGAAGCTAGCGAATATATCCGGAAATATTTTGATCTTCATCCCGGCATTAAGAAATATATGAAAGATATTGTGGCGTTTGCCCAGCAACAAGGTTATGTGGAAACATTATTTGGTAGAAAACGCGAAATTCCCGAACTTTCCTCTGGGATTATGGCAGTGCGCAATGCCGCCCAGCGAGCTGCCATCAATATGCCAATCCAAGGCACTGCCGCGGATATTTTGAAAGCGGCGATGATCGAGTTGGATAAAAACCTGCCCCGGGTTAGCCCCAAATCTAAACTGCTTTTACAAATTCATGACGAATTAGTGCTGGAAGTACCCCAAAAAGACGTCGAAAAGGTAGCAAAACTCACTAAAACCGTGATGGAGAATATTTATAAATTGGATGTTCCGGTGATCGCCAATGTCGAAGCCGGCCCCTCCTGGGGAAATACTAAATCTGTTAACATGTAA
- a CDS encoding HEPN domain-containing protein encodes MQYCDLKRLADERLDDAKALYKANRFDGATYLSGYAIEIALKARICKLLQISDYPVTGIFKSLFATHDFSVLLKLSGLEQEIALSNTQNNQSLFVDWSIATGWQPEMRYTLMHKTKKDVGVLLVSVINIIKWLKTRW; translated from the coding sequence ATGCAATATTGTGACTTAAAAAGATTAGCAGACGAACGACTAGACGATGCAAAGGCTCTCTACAAGGCCAATAGGTTCGATGGCGCCACATATTTATCTGGGTATGCCATAGAGATAGCATTAAAAGCCCGAATATGTAAATTACTGCAAATATCTGATTACCCCGTAACTGGCATATTCAAAAGCCTGTTCGCCACGCATGATTTTAGTGTTCTATTAAAATTATCTGGGTTGGAGCAGGAAATAGCTCTTAGTAATACTCAAAACAACCAATCTCTGTTTGTAGATTGGTCAATCGCTACTGGGTGGCAACCAGAAATGAGATACACATTGATGCATAAAACAAAAAAAGACGTCGGTGTTTTGTTGGTATCAGTAATTAATATAATAAAATGGCTGAAAACTCGCTGGTAG
- a CDS encoding radical SAM protein, whose protein sequence is MGSELEPDLQNWAERIKQLAVEHPLQIISWEATRRCNLCCVHCGSPSEDSNLIEELTTEEVVNAFDQIAADFDMDKFHHINITGGEPFVRSDLLVILEQLSRHSCYRNIDIQTNGIYVAEHPGILPDLKQLGVTGLGVSIDGLETTHNKFRRHPDGFRKAWQAAASAVQEGMVVTVSVVAHSQNIVEIPELFRMVQTEIHPRFFRIMTIDSIGRAELDREYLLSDEQIAQVIEFLKKQFMQNFETYADPSATMVELGCGGWLGCELEGTFRPYFFHCIAGLNNLGILHDGKLASCSNISREFVQGDLRQERIKDVWDNRYQKFRVFDWKKTGPCVDCSEWPYCHGGPMHKRKLDGELLECLYQRFYSVRRR, encoded by the coding sequence ATGGGATCAGAATTAGAGCCAGACCTCCAGAACTGGGCCGAAAGAATAAAGCAGCTCGCGGTGGAACATCCTTTGCAGATTATCTCCTGGGAGGCGACCAGGAGATGCAATCTCTGTTGTGTCCATTGTGGATCGCCCAGCGAGGATAGTAATCTAATCGAAGAGCTTACTACCGAAGAGGTGGTTAATGCTTTTGACCAAATTGCTGCGGATTTTGACATGGATAAATTCCATCACATCAATATCACCGGGGGAGAACCCTTTGTCAGGTCAGATCTGTTGGTTATTCTGGAGCAGTTATCTCGCCATTCTTGCTATCGGAATATCGATATCCAAACCAATGGAATCTATGTGGCTGAACATCCCGGCATCTTGCCAGATCTTAAACAGCTTGGTGTGACGGGGTTGGGCGTAAGTATTGATGGATTAGAAACCACTCATAACAAATTTCGTCGCCATCCTGATGGTTTTCGAAAGGCATGGCAGGCAGCGGCGTCAGCTGTTCAAGAGGGGATGGTGGTAACAGTTTCAGTGGTAGCCCATTCCCAGAATATCGTCGAAATCCCGGAATTATTCCGAATGGTCCAGACAGAAATTCACCCCCGGTTCTTTCGGATTATGACTATCGATTCCATTGGCCGAGCAGAGCTGGACCGCGAGTATTTGCTTTCGGATGAACAAATCGCCCAAGTTATTGAGTTTCTGAAAAAGCAATTTATGCAGAATTTCGAAACTTATGCGGATCCGTCGGCAACGATGGTGGAGCTGGGATGTGGCGGTTGGCTGGGATGCGAGTTGGAAGGAACCTTCCGTCCGTATTTCTTTCATTGTATTGCCGGACTCAATAATCTTGGGATACTGCATGACGGCAAGCTGGCCTCCTGCAGTAATATTTCCCGCGAGTTTGTCCAGGGTGATCTTCGCCAAGAGCGCATCAAAGATGTCTGGGACAATCGGTATCAGAAATTCAGGGTTTTTGACTGGAAAAAGACAGGTCCTTGCGTTGATTGTTCTGAATGGCCTTATTGCCATGGGGGGCCGATGCACAAAAGAAAGCTGGATGGAGAGCTTCTAGAGTGTCTATATCAGCGGTTCTATTCTGTCCGAAGGAGGTGA
- a CDS encoding UDP-N-acetylmuramoyl-L-alanyl-D-glutamate--2,6-diaminopimelate ligase produces MFKKVKKLLRSVLYSMPWLYDAYHRTQGITAASVYGFPSTKMRVIGITGTNGKTTTANILAHILEASGARVGMATTVNIWTGSKKWVNETKMTTLSPFALQGLLRQMANNKCDYAIVETTSHALAQHRTWGIFYDMAIFTNITHDHLDYHKTFENYKAAKSKLFRELVSNLRKPGMPKISVVNLNDPNAAYFDRFPADQKYYFAVDKVDTPPAPDTMLWANNIHEGRQHTYFTLNTPKGSIDVKLHLPGRFNVFNALAAASSAFALDLDIQVIQQGIESAWQVPGRMEYVPNTQGLDIVIDYAHTPDGFQKVFETLRPIARGKIIAVFGATGDRDKTKRPILSQIASQFADEIVLTEEDPGSEDALQIIKELLPGIDKHKFTEGKNLHIILERKSAVQHALTHAEANDLILLLAMGAQTVIVRGDKKIPYHEREVVQQILQSM; encoded by the coding sequence ATGTTTAAAAAAGTGAAGAAATTATTGCGCTCCGTGTTATACAGCATGCCTTGGTTATACGATGCCTACCATCGCACTCAAGGCATTACCGCTGCCTCTGTTTATGGTTTTCCTTCCACTAAAATGCGCGTGATCGGCATTACCGGTACCAACGGCAAAACTACTACGGCCAATATCTTAGCGCATATTTTGGAGGCTAGCGGCGCCCGCGTCGGCATGGCTACTACTGTAAATATCTGGACTGGGAGTAAAAAATGGGTCAATGAAACCAAAATGACCACCTTAAGCCCGTTTGCCCTGCAGGGGTTGCTCCGGCAAATGGCCAACAATAAATGCGACTACGCTATTGTCGAAACTACTTCTCATGCTTTGGCGCAACACCGCACTTGGGGTATTTTCTACGATATGGCAATTTTTACCAATATTACGCATGATCATTTGGATTATCATAAAACTTTCGAAAATTATAAAGCTGCTAAAAGCAAACTTTTCCGTGAACTTGTCAGCAATTTACGCAAACCCGGTATGCCCAAGATTTCCGTTGTTAATTTAAACGATCCGAATGCGGCTTACTTTGATCGGTTTCCGGCTGACCAAAAATATTACTTTGCCGTAGATAAAGTTGATACTCCCCCGGCTCCCGATACCATGCTGTGGGCCAACAACATTCATGAAGGCAGACAACACACCTACTTTACCCTCAATACGCCCAAGGGAAGCATCGATGTCAAATTGCATCTGCCGGGACGGTTTAATGTGTTTAATGCCCTGGCAGCGGCAAGCAGTGCCTTTGCGCTGGACCTTGATATCCAGGTGATTCAGCAAGGCATTGAAAGTGCCTGGCAAGTACCTGGCCGGATGGAATACGTGCCTAATACCCAGGGATTAGATATTGTTATTGATTATGCCCACACCCCTGACGGTTTCCAAAAAGTCTTTGAAACCTTGCGTCCCATTGCCCGCGGCAAAATTATCGCCGTATTTGGCGCAACCGGCGACCGCGACAAAACTAAACGGCCTATTTTAAGCCAAATCGCTTCTCAATTCGCCGATGAAATTGTTTTAACCGAAGAAGACCCCGGCTCCGAAGATGCTTTACAAATCATCAAAGAGCTCTTACCTGGAATTGATAAACATAAATTTACTGAAGGGAAAAATCTGCATATTATTTTGGAACGCAAATCTGCCGTTCAACACGCCCTCACTCACGCCGAGGCTAATGATTTAATTCTATTGCTGGCCATGGGCGCTCAAACTGTAATCGTGCGGGGCGATAAAAAAATCCCCTATCACGAACGTGAGGTAGTTCAACAAATTCTCCAAAGTATGTAA
- a CDS encoding helix-turn-helix domain-containing protein: MEYLKSLQQLGLNQREQDVYFSLLQLGKATANQVAYKAKTKRPTTYDILDGFKRNNIAFETKENKKRFFIANPPEKLLELIESQKRDLEYDLPVLKSIYNVSSERPKIAYFDGLAGIKQLYEDTLTLGRGEEILAYITSETPAAMPEFTKDYVKRRAQKGIKLRGIYQDSPAIRVFIKKDKSQLRTSKIVDPKKFNIKNEINIYANKIIINTYLPEPFGILIESKEVADTQRIIFEMAWQSLKTTRHHSPHSHCMRAK, encoded by the coding sequence ATGGAATATCTTAAATCGCTCCAACAATTAGGATTAAATCAAAGGGAGCAGGATGTCTACTTTTCTCTTTTACAGCTCGGCAAAGCTACTGCCAATCAAGTCGCCTACAAGGCCAAGACTAAACGACCCACTACTTATGATATTTTGGACGGTTTTAAAAGAAACAATATAGCTTTTGAAACCAAAGAAAACAAAAAACGTTTTTTTATCGCCAACCCTCCAGAAAAATTACTCGAATTGATCGAGAGTCAAAAAAGAGATTTGGAGTACGATCTGCCGGTATTAAAATCTATTTACAATGTCAGTTCGGAACGGCCTAAAATAGCTTATTTCGATGGATTAGCTGGAATAAAACAACTGTACGAAGATACGCTCACTCTCGGCAGAGGCGAAGAAATCTTAGCTTACATAACTTCCGAAACTCCCGCAGCCATGCCTGAATTTACTAAGGATTATGTGAAAAGACGGGCTCAAAAAGGCATCAAGCTGCGCGGCATTTACCAGGACTCCCCCGCTATCAGAGTTTTTATTAAAAAAGATAAATCTCAACTGCGCACTTCTAAAATTGTTGATCCGAAAAAATTCAATATCAAGAACGAAATCAATATTTATGCCAATAAAATAATTATTAACACTTATTTGCCGGAACCTTTCGGCATATTGATCGAATCTAAAGAAGTCGCCGATACTCAACGCATTATCTTCGAAATGGCTTGGCAGAGCTTAAAGACAACCCGCCACCATTCCCCTCACTCCCACTGTATGCGCGCAAAATAG
- a CDS encoding SIMPL domain-containing protein (The SIMPL domain is named for its presence in mouse protein SIMPL (signalling molecule that associates with mouse pelle-like kinase). Bacterial member BP26, from Brucella, was shown to assemble into a channel-like structure, while YggE from E. coli has been associated with resistance to oxidative stress.), translating to MEFDENLNPVTPPTRPTPWDQPLPYTAPTPPPVMPKPVIPPVTPPPASIFNLPAAAPQPVPLLPLIPPKPVHPFPIAIFAMMFVITLVSIVLALAGNWFGLGQPRSITVSGTGTAYSVPDVAKIDFGVRSTARNLATSQKMNADAIAKIKNDLAPFEINAEDIQTINYNINPDYIYSPSQKPTLSGYSTYHFLRLTMRKLDMVDPILQTLGNSGATDISQIQFTIEDPADVKNEAREKAIAAAKDMAIQLVTLNNTKLGRVISIQEDTSADSNNPRLMDGMGGGGGPGVEQGSLSVTSTVTISYSLR from the coding sequence ATGGAATTTGATGAGAATTTGAACCCAGTCACCCCTCCGACCCGGCCGACTCCGTGGGACCAGCCTTTGCCATACACCGCCCCTACCCCGCCTCCAGTTATGCCAAAACCCGTTATTCCTCCGGTGACCCCGCCTCCGGCCTCTATTTTTAATCTCCCGGCAGCAGCTCCCCAACCGGTTCCTCTGCTCCCGCTGATCCCGCCTAAGCCCGTTCATCCTTTCCCGATAGCTATTTTTGCGATGATGTTTGTAATTACCTTGGTAAGTATTGTGTTGGCTTTGGCCGGAAATTGGTTTGGCCTAGGACAACCCCGCTCTATTACCGTCAGCGGTACTGGCACGGCTTACTCGGTCCCGGATGTGGCTAAAATTGATTTCGGCGTCCGCAGCACTGCTCGCAATTTGGCCACTTCCCAAAAAATGAATGCCGATGCGATCGCTAAAATCAAAAACGATCTGGCGCCTTTCGAAATCAATGCCGAAGACATTCAAACCATCAATTACAACATTAATCCTGATTATATTTACTCCCCTTCCCAAAAACCGACCCTGAGCGGTTACAGCACTTACCACTTCTTGCGGTTGACGATGCGTAAATTAGATATGGTGGATCCGATCTTGCAAACTCTAGGTAATTCTGGCGCCACGGATATCAGCCAAATCCAATTTACTATCGAAGATCCGGCAGACGTTAAAAACGAGGCTCGCGAGAAAGCGATTGCCGCCGCCAAAGACATGGCCATTCAATTAGTCACCTTAAACAACACTAAATTGGGCCGAGTTATCTCTATCCAAGAAGACACTTCCGCCGATAGTAATAATCCTCGTCTCATGGATGGTATGGGCGGAGGTGGTGGTCCCGGCGTGGAACAAGGCTCTCTTTCCGTTACCTCTACTGTCACCATCTCTTACTCCTTAAGGTAA
- the recF gene encoding DNA replication and repair protein RecF (All proteins in this family for which functions are known are DNA-binding proteins that assist the filamentation of RecA onto DNA for the initiation of recombination or recombinational repair.) → MKLTGVDITNFRNIVSAKTNFGLTNFIIGDNAQGKTNILEALHYLSVGNSFKTRQEEWLVKNGELYGSVQGELTYGEGRQAVIDVVWERTDEETHRQFKLNGTKIARKTLLGTLLTVIFSPDDVSLLRLQPAQRRGFLDSLISRTNKVYHADLLDYTKTLKQRNQLLFLAKLGREDYIEIDAWDNKLAELGSRIIQARLELVEQLNQKIKPFFHALAESAKEFSIVYTADPKFTDPAIYKDKLASIRSIDIKSGHTNFGPHRDDLMLLLNGWDARNTASQGEFRLMILALKLAEGEYIRARFNEMPVYLMDDVFSELDPHKSRALIEFLGNAQAIYTTTDERFVTPEAQVIIVKEGTIIKTQNEFSTTPEFVAEAR, encoded by the coding sequence ATGAAATTAACCGGGGTAGACATCACTAATTTTCGCAATATCGTATCAGCGAAAACCAATTTTGGTCTAACTAATTTTATTATTGGCGATAATGCACAAGGTAAAACCAATATCTTAGAAGCTTTACATTATTTATCGGTGGGGAATTCCTTCAAAACCCGCCAAGAAGAGTGGTTAGTGAAAAACGGCGAACTCTACGGGAGTGTGCAGGGTGAATTAACCTACGGCGAAGGACGACAAGCTGTTATTGATGTGGTATGGGAGAGGACAGACGAGGAGACCCACCGCCAATTCAAATTAAATGGGACTAAAATTGCCCGGAAAACACTTTTAGGCACCCTCCTCACGGTTATTTTTTCACCCGATGACGTGAGCCTACTTCGGCTGCAGCCGGCGCAGCGGCGCGGGTTTTTAGATAGCTTAATTTCGCGCACTAATAAGGTGTATCACGCCGATTTGCTGGATTACACCAAGACCTTGAAGCAGCGCAACCAACTTTTATTCTTGGCGAAACTAGGGCGAGAAGATTATATCGAAATTGATGCCTGGGACAATAAATTAGCCGAACTAGGCAGCCGGATTATCCAAGCCAGACTAGAACTGGTGGAGCAACTTAATCAGAAGATTAAACCATTTTTTCATGCGCTAGCCGAGAGCGCCAAAGAATTCAGTATCGTTTATACGGCCGACCCTAAATTTACCGACCCAGCGATATATAAAGATAAATTAGCCAGCATCCGATCGATTGATATAAAATCTGGACATACTAATTTTGGGCCTCATCGGGATGATCTGATGCTCCTCTTAAACGGCTGGGATGCCAGGAACACCGCTTCTCAGGGGGAATTTCGTTTAATGATTTTAGCGCTAAAGCTCGCGGAAGGGGAATACATCAGAGCCAGGTTTAATGAAATGCCTGTTTATCTGATGGACGATGTGTTTTCGGAGTTGGATCCGCATAAATCCCGGGCTCTGATCGAATTCTTAGGAAATGCCCAGGCGATCTATACCACTACTGACGAAAGATTTGTGACGCCGGAAGCGCAGGTTATTATAGTAAAAGAAGGGACGATAATCAAAACACAAAATGAATTTAGTACAACTCCAGAATTTGTTGCCGAAGCACGTTAA
- a CDS encoding DUF721 domain-containing protein has product MNLVQLQNLLPKHVKDLHLKAEVDGAQVCKLWHEYAKQFFLSRTMQNHEAINFRDGVLTILTSSPEVAEEIQTQKHRIISRINRALGHNLVVSIRFRS; this is encoded by the coding sequence ATGAATTTAGTACAACTCCAGAATTTGTTGCCGAAGCACGTTAAGGACCTACATTTGAAAGCTGAGGTGGATGGTGCCCAAGTGTGTAAGCTATGGCATGAATATGCTAAGCAGTTTTTCTTGTCTCGGACAATGCAAAACCATGAAGCGATTAACTTTCGCGATGGAGTCCTGACCATTTTAACTAGCAGCCCGGAAGTAGCGGAAGAAATTCAGACTCAAAAACATCGGATCATTTCCCGCATCAACCGCGCCCTCGGCCATAATTTGGTTGTATCTATCCGTTTCCGCTCGTAA
- the dnaN gene encoding DNA polymerase III subunit beta, with product MRISILLDKFKKGLNAVDRIVASKNTLPILNNVLIKTEDNQVILSATDLEIGVNYYLGGKIEEEGTITVPGRVLSNFVNSLNEEKISLETTNGVLFAKTTKSEANINGMSSDDFPIIPRVVGKEILEIDGNILKTALSQVVFSASYDESRPVLTGVYFIIDGGTFKLVATDSYRLAEKTISIPTADSAHFIVPVKTIHELSRILSGTEKVKIVVSENQVMFLLPDMDLTSRIIEGDYPNYEQIIPKSFKTQTKVSTSELATTIKTASYFARENANNVKMTFHKDHILVEATSSQLGNFKSQIPCEVAGEENEVSFNAKYLLDALSGVDSPRVSLEMIGKINPGVIRPDNGSGIMYIIMPLRS from the coding sequence ATGAGGATATCTATTCTACTGGACAAATTTAAAAAAGGATTAAATGCAGTTGATCGAATTGTCGCAAGTAAAAATACTTTACCGATTTTAAATAATGTCTTAATTAAAACTGAAGATAATCAAGTCATTCTGTCGGCCACAGATTTAGAGATCGGAGTTAATTATTATTTGGGAGGAAAAATTGAAGAAGAGGGGACCATCACAGTGCCCGGCCGAGTTTTAAGTAATTTTGTAAATAGTCTAAACGAAGAAAAGATTTCTCTCGAAACTACTAACGGGGTTCTGTTTGCTAAAACTACCAAAAGTGAAGCTAATATCAATGGGATGTCCTCAGATGATTTCCCGATTATTCCCCGAGTAGTTGGTAAGGAAATTCTGGAGATAGATGGTAATATTTTAAAAACTGCGCTTAGCCAAGTGGTTTTCTCGGCTTCGTATGACGAATCCCGGCCAGTTTTAACCGGAGTTTATTTTATTATTGATGGCGGCACATTTAAGCTGGTGGCCACTGACAGTTATCGTTTAGCTGAAAAAACCATTAGTATTCCAACTGCCGATAGCGCCCACTTTATTGTACCGGTAAAAACTATTCACGAATTATCCCGGATCTTAAGCGGCACCGAAAAAGTCAAAATTGTGGTATCGGAAAATCAGGTGATGTTCCTTCTCCCCGATATGGATTTAACCTCCCGGATTATCGAAGGGGATTACCCAAATTACGAGCAAATTATCCCGAAAAGCTTCAAGACTCAGACCAAGGTATCGACTAGCGAGCTCGCTACTACCATTAAGACCGCTAGCTATTTTGCCCGAGAGAACGCTAATAATGTAAAAATGACTTTCCATAAAGACCATATCTTAGTAGAAGCGACTTCTTCGCAGTTAGGTAATTTTAAATCTCAGATTCCTTGTGAAGTGGCGGGGGAAGAGAACGAAGTCAGTTTTAATGCCAAATATTTACTAGATGCTCTCAGTGGAGTAGATAGTCCCCGGGTGAGTCTAGAGATGATTGGGAAAATCAACCCGGGCGTGATCCGCCCTGATAATGGCTCGGGCATTATGTATATCATTATGCCGCTGCGGAGTTAA
- the mutM gene encoding bifunctional DNA-formamidopyrimidine glycosylase/DNA-(apurinic or apyrimidinic site) lyase yields the protein MSSSTKSQLKKHAYSYLPRHIMPELPEVETVVKGLTRHIVGQKIKNIDIKNARSFLWSPKIKKPTGVFGLTIHSLSRRGKGIIVNLSKDYTLLIHLKMTGQLIYVPRSLHSAHPRQGSGRDDKKRLNLGHPTKDFAEEMPSSHTRVIFELSKGTLYFNDQRKFGWVKLVPTRDIEKDKFISKLGVEPLSRSFNPDVLWQAIQRHPNSPIKSTIMDQSLVTGVGNIYSDEALFMAGIRPDRKGKTITKPETKKLASAIKKVLGLGIKHAGTSIANYKNAEGLPGRMQNYLKVYGRRGLPCPHKCGVVKSIRIGGRSAHFCPVCQK from the coding sequence ATGTCATCATCAACCAAATCCCAATTAAAAAAGCACGCATATTCTTATCTACCTAGACACATCATGCCAGAATTGCCAGAAGTAGAAACAGTGGTTAAGGGGCTCACCCGACATATTGTCGGGCAGAAGATTAAGAATATCGACATCAAAAATGCGCGAAGCTTTTTGTGGTCTCCTAAAATTAAAAAACCGACTGGTGTTTTTGGTCTTACCATTCACTCGCTCTCCCGCCGCGGGAAAGGCATTATTGTTAATTTGAGTAAAGACTACACCTTACTGATTCATCTCAAGATGACGGGGCAGTTGATTTATGTGCCGAGATCCCTCCACTCCGCCCACCCTAGGCAAGGCTCCGGTCGGGATGACAAGAAAAGACTAAACTTGGGGCATCCGACGAAAGATTTTGCGGAGGAAATGCCGTCGAGTCACACGCGAGTGATTTTTGAACTATCCAAGGGCACATTATATTTCAACGACCAGCGGAAATTCGGCTGGGTTAAGTTGGTGCCTACCCGTGACATCGAAAAAGACAAATTTATCAGCAAATTAGGGGTTGAGCCGTTGAGCCGTTCGTTTAATCCAGATGTTTTATGGCAAGCCATCCAAAGACATCCCAACAGCCCAATCAAATCTACGATTATGGATCAATCTTTAGTTACCGGGGTGGGAAATATCTATTCCGACGAGGCTTTATTTATGGCTGGCATCCGCCCGGACCGCAAAGGCAAAACCATTACCAAACCGGAAACCAAGAAATTGGCCTCGGCTATTAAAAAAGTATTAGGGTTGGGTATTAAACATGCCGGCACCAGTATCGCCAATTACAAAAACGCCGAAGGGTTGCCCGGCCGGATGCAAAACTACCTAAAAGTTTATGGCCGCAGAGGTCTCCCCTGCCCGCATAAGTGTGGCGTGGTTAAAAGTATCCGCATCGGCGGCCGCTCCGCCCACTTCTGTCCTGTCTGTCAAAAGTGA